The Streptococcus sp. oral taxon 431 nucleotide sequence CAGATTCATTACGAACCATGGGGATCTGATTTTCAATCCAGTTAGTAAAATCACCAACTAGATGGACAGCTTGCGCATTTGGAGCCCAGACACGAAAAGTATAGCCATACTCTCCATCTCTCTCCTCACGATGTGCTCCCAGATAGTGCTGAAGATGGAAATTTTCACCACTGGTAAAAGTTCTTAAAGCTTCTAATGTATCCATTTAATCCCCCTTTTAATTGAAAGCGTTTTCTTATTTTTTATTATACTACCTTTTAAGAGAAGTTTCAAGTAAATTACTATATTTTTAAAAATTATTTTGAAAATCTGAAAATAATTCTCTGATGCGTCTTTGGAAAATCATTTTAATTTTCTGATTTATCTTCGCCTCTTTTCATTTTCTTACATTTTTATATAATAGTAACAAAATATTCGGATTTAAGCAATTTTTAGCCTTATATTTTTGAAAAATATATTGAAAATCCGTAAATATTGAGTTTATAACATTCAATTTAGATTGCAACTATTCAGAAACAAGAGATTTCTCCCTAAAAAATGAGAGTGGGAGAGAAATCGGTAATTCGTTAGATTTCGATTTCGTCGTTCTACCTCCGCACAGTTGAGTAGGGCTGTAAAAGCTGATGAAATCAGCGTAGTAGAGCCCACTCAACCACTGCGTCTTGCTCGAAAATCCAAAGACAATTAAGAGGCTAGGACTTTTGTCCCAGCCTCATTTTTATTTACTATTCTTTACGATTTATCTGCACTTCCATGAAAAATGAATTTCTCTGGATATTTTTTGATAAAACTTAGCTCATTCTCATTTCCATCATAATCATAGACAAAATTATCTGCTTGCTCCAATTTCTCATAAAAAGCATCACCGTACTCTTCTTCCATCTGTGCTAGCAGCTCCGATCTCTCTTCTCTAACAAAGGAGATAGTTCCGTCAAAGTAGGCAAGAAGATTTTTGAAATTAGCAGCATGCTCCTTCATTCCAAATAGTTCCAAGCCCTTTAAAGTATCTTCCCAGACAATCCCTGTCGAATTATCGAAAAATTGATAGTGACCTCCATTATTTACTTCGATAAAATACCAGATAATTGCCAGAAGGTATCTTTGTTCTAAAGTAAAAATTTTTGCAGAATCGAGATAGTCTTCATAGGTGTTATAGATATTAACAGTTTCGTATACTGGTTTAATAATATCCCATGAGTCTTTTGCCTTTTGGACGTCTTCTATCGTAATATTCTTGTATAATTTCTTATTTTGTACAATTTTCATTTCTTGATTAGTTTCATTAACATCTTCAAAATAGTATTTTTGTAACAAGGGATAAGCTGTTGGCCTGTTTTCAAAAACTTGCTTTAGATAACCTACTCTAACCAACTCAATACACCATTCAATAACTGGATTTGTTGGGGAGTCAGCATTTTTGATAGCATTTTCTAATAAATCTAGAGCCTGATTAGCTTCAGTTTCAAAGTCCTTGTTCGGATCACTAGATAAACGCCAATGGGTAAAACCATTTCGATAATACCAAATAGCATCTCTATCTTCTTCAGAGACCATCTCTAAAACTGTTTTTGCCTCTTCGAATTGACTCCAATTATTACAAACTTTGGCTAGTTCACTAAGTACTTGGCCACTTAAATTTTCTAAGCCAAGCTCTGAGAGGATTTCCTTTATCTTTTCGAATTGGTAGGTATGCTTAATGTCTTTGAGGCATTGAAGTTTCTCCTCTTCATTTAAAGTGATGAATTTTTCCAGAGTAATTGTATTGATATCCATAGCTATCTCCCGCTAAAAATAATGAGCTATAATAATTTTAATTCAATTAGTAATGAAACTTCTACTTTTTCTATCTGTCTAGGACTTGAAAATAAACTACTTTTTTGAAAAATTTTAGGTTTACTTTGAACTTCAACGGAGACTTTCTAGAAGTATAGGCCGGGATCAAAAATCCCGACCTCGCTTTTTAGTAGAAATGAGTCTCTGAAACATTTTTGTTTATTCATTGGACTCTGCAAGATAGTTTTGTCCTACACTTCACTGACTCTGTCTTCACTCTAAGACTTACGCTAAAACATTCAAGACTGCCACACTGACATCATCAATAGCATTTTCTTGGTTAGAACGGCTATTAGTTACCAACATTTCAAGGTTCCCTGCATTTTCATAGTAATAGGAAGCCCCTTTGGCATTGAATACAACCAAAAAGTGCTCTTCACCACCATGAATCTCGTAGACAATCCAACCACTATTTTCAATGGCTGTGTGGACAAAGACATGACGGTAGACTTCTTCATAAGTAGGGTACGAAAAGGCACTGGTTTGTGTTTTAAGTCGGATGATCTGACGGGCAAACTCGATACTATCTTGACGATCATTGATCAAATCCCAGTTGACTTGGTTGACGCTGTCAGGAGCATTGTAACTGTTCATTGCTCGTTCACGATCTGCGTGAGTCAACTCTCCATTTTCTCCTGTAGCTACAAGTTTGGTACGGCCAAACTCTTGACCCAGTTCCATGAAGGCCATCCCTTGCATGAGGAGGTTCATAGCCGTTGCTGTTTCTACTTTCTTCATGATGCGTTTATCACTCTCCATCGGATGAAGAGTTTTAAGCAAATCATGTAAATTGTAGTTATCGTGAGCTTCTACATAGTTCAAGACTTGGTTTGGACTAAGGTATGAACCGAGTTCTCTACTTCCAAGAATAGCCTTTGCGAGGATCGGCTCAGTACCTGCTCCACTGACGAAGCCAGATTTGATAGAGCCATAGACTTCACAACCTTTGATGGCATCTCGTTGATTATCATTAAAGAATCCAATGTTTGGCAACTGGTAGGCATTGTCTTTCTTAGCCTTGTCATAAGGAGCAAGACCTGTTCCCATATCCCAACCTTCTCCATACAGGATGATTTTCGGATCGACTTCGTCCATAGCCCAACGAATCATCTGCATGGTTTTGACGTCATGAATTCCCATCAAATCAAAGCGGAAACCGTCAATATTGTACTCTTTTACCCAGTAGAGAAGAGAATCAATCATATATTTACGGAACATTTCATGCTCACTGGCAGTTTCGTTACCGACTCCTGTTCCATTTTGGTAGGTTCCATCATGGTTCATTCGATAGTAATAATCAGGAACCGTTGTTTGGAATGGTGCATCAACGGTTGAGAAGGTATGATTGTAAACAACGTCCATAATAACACCGATACCAGCATCATGATAAGCTTGGACCATGGCTTTCAAATCACGGATAGCTTGACCTGGATCATTTGGATTTGTAGACATGCTAGTTTCTGGAGCATTGTAGTTTTGTGGATCATATCCCCAGTTATAAGTTACATTTCCATCAGCGTCGTATTCTTTATGACGGTCAGCAATTGGTTGCAACTGAACATAGTTGACACCAAGTTCTTTGATGTAATCAAACGCAGTCGATTGACCATATTGGTTAACTGTTCCAGTTTGCGCTGCACCTAAGAAGGTTCCTCTTAATTCTGGCGCAACACCAGATGTTTCAGACTTAGTCAAATCACGGATGTGCATTTCATAAATGACTGCTTGGCAAGGATTTTCCAAACGCCAAGTTGCTTCTGTACCATGCTTAACCTCAAAACCTTCGACCTGACGATCTTGATTTGAGACAATGGCTGAACGTTTTCCATCAGGACTTGTCGCTATTGTATATGGATCACGAGTTAATGACTGGTGATGAGGAAAGTCAATTTGGTAGTGGTAAGCACGACCTGCTAGGTTTTCTGGAACTGTTAAACTCCAAACACCAATGGTATTATACTTGTGGCTATAGGAGTAACTATTTCCTCGCTCCATTTCAAAGTTTTTAAGGATAGGTGCGTCGTTACTTGCAGATTCATAGACTACTACTTGGACAGATGTAGCGGTTGGGGCCCATAGGCTAAATCTTGTTTCAGTTTCAGAAACTTGACATCCCAACTCTCCTTGATAACCCCAGTGGTGGTCAAAACTCGCACTATTGATTGCCTTGTCGAAGGCAAAAGGATTTTGGTCTTTATAATGAGTACTTGCAATAGCTGGATTTTCAGAATAATAAACTGTATCATCTCCATCCAAAATCCAAACCTCTGTCAAAAGTGGATAATAATTGAAGCGAATAGGATATTCTTTGCTGACACCATCTTTTTCAACAGTAAAAGTCATGGTCTCAAGGGCTACTTCACTCGATTGAGTCAGTGAAAATTTAGCTCCAAAATATTCTTCTTCTTTGATAAGCTCTACTGAATCTAGAGGCTTTTTGCTGAAACTGCAAGCCTCGTAGGCTTCATCCTTGCGATGGTAATGAATAAGTACAGGATAATTGTACATGGTTCTCCCTAATTTCTAAATTAAATTTGATTTTATATGTTACTAATAATTTCTTGATCAAGTGCCTCACGATTCACAAAAAACTCAATGTGATTATGGCATACTTCCAAATCTACTGGTGTGTCGCCACCGTATTCTCCATCAAGATTAAGCATAAACGGCTCTTCCTGATCCAAAGTTTCAATTCGGAGTTTACTAGTTTTCAGATATTCAACATTGACATCTGATACGTGTTGGCCTCCGTTCATTGCTTGAACTAGCAGACTCAACATATCTAGGATTTTATCTGTCTTTACTAGAATAAGCGTGAAATTACCATCATCCAGCTTGGTATCAGGTGCAAATTGCTCAAATCCACCAATAGAATTGGTCAAGGCAACAAAGACAAGAGAAACTTCTCCTGTAAAGATGCCCCAATCATGGTAAATACGAACAGGACGGGCCTTGGATTTTGGGAACATCTCGATGCCTTTAGCAACGTAGGCCAGATAACCCAGACGCGTCTTCAGTTCACTCGGAACACTAAAGGTTAACTCTGTAAGAGCTCCTGCCGCAGCAATATTGATGAAATACTTATCGCCAAAGGCACGACCAATATCAATTTTCTTGGTTTCATTTTTGGCAATGATCTTCGCTGCAGCAACTGGATCCCCCATAGGGATTTTCAATGCTCTTGCATAGTCATTGGTAGTTCCAGTAGGAATGATGGCTATCTTTGGACGATGTTCCAGAGGTGCAATTCCATTAACCACTTCATTGATGGTGCCATCGCCACCAGCTACTAAAACCAAATCAAAGCCAGATTTTGCAGCTCTTTCTGCTTCTTTCTGGGCTGACAGGTGTTCAGGTTTGGTTTGGAAAGCACTGGTTTCATAGCCTATGCTCTCTAACACTTCTAGGACTTCTGCGATATTTTGCTTGATCATTTCCTGGCCTGATGTCGGATTATAAATGAGACGTGCGCGTTTTTTTTCTTCTTTCATAGCTTACAAACTCTCAAGCCAAGCTTCATCACGAATCTCTATTCCCAGTTCTTGTGCTTTTTGGAGCTTGCTTCCTGCATCTGCTCCTGCTACAACAAGGTCTGTTTTTTTCGACACACTACCAGTAACCTTGGCTCCTAGACTTTCTAATTTATTTTTAGCTTCTGAGCGATTAAGACGCTCTAGCTTTCCTGTCAAGACGACAGTTAAACCAGACAAGGCTGCATTTGCTGCAACTGTCTGTCCTTTGTAGTCTAGATTAACACCTGATTCTTTCAATTCCCTTAAAAGGATTGCAGAACCCTCTGTAGCAAAATAGGTCTGTAGGCTTTGAGCAATGACACTCCCCAAACTTTCAATATTTGCAATTTCTTCAGGATTGGCTTGTGCTAGCGATTCGATTGAATGGAAATGTTGTAAAAGCAACTGACTTGCCTTACTTCCTACATGACGAATCCCCAAACCAAACAAGAGTTTTTCAGCAGAATTTTCTTTGGATGCTTGAATAGCCTGGTAGAGCTTTTGAGCAGATTTTTCCTTGATACCATCTAGCAAAAGCAAATCTTCCACAGTCAAACGATAAATATCTGCAACATCCTTAACCAAATTGGCGGCAAATAATTTCTCCACGATTGATGGGCCAAGGCCAGAGATATTCATAGCATCACGGGATGCGAAGTGCGTCAAGCCTTCCTTGATTTGAGCAGGACATCGCGGATTGATACAACGAAGGGCAACCTCATCTTCAAAATGCAAAAGCTTACTGTCACAACTTGGACAGTTTGTTGGAATATCTAGTCTTTCCTCTGACACTCGCTTGGATTCTACCACTCGTAGAACAGCTGGAATGATATCCCCTGCCTTATAGACAATGACTGTGTCATCCTTACGGATATCCTTTTCAGCGATATAGTCAACATTATGAAGAGTTGCACGACTTACAGTTGTACCTGCAAGTTGCACTGGAGTAAGATTAGCAGTCGGAGTCACAACTCCTGTACGTCCTACTGTCCAGTCAACAGAAAGAAGTTTCGCTTCTTTTTCTTCTGCTGGGAATTTATATGCTACTGCCCATTTAGGTGCTTTGACTGTAAATCCTAGTTGCTCCTGACCAGCTAGATCATTGACCTTAATCACAACTCCATCGATATCATAAGGCAACTGATCTCTTTCTTGACCAATTTCTTGAATAAACGCCCAAACCTCATCCATACTATGAGCTAATAGACGTCTTTGATTAACCACAAAGCCTAATTGTTCTAAATGTTTCAAAACCTTCTCTTGACTATCCCGAGTTGAAGGACTAGCTTCCTGATAAAGGAAGGTTGCAAGATTACGTTTGGCTACTACTGCTGTATCTAACTGACGAAGTGTTCCTGCAGCCGCATTTCTTGGGTTGGCAAATTCTGGCTCCCCATTTTCTTGACGAGATTGATTGACCTGGTCAAAAGAAGCTCTCGGCATATAACATTCACCACGAACAGTAATATCTAATTTTTCTGGTAATGATAAAGGAATGTCTTTCACTCGTTTAAGATTTTCAGTGATGTTTTCACCGATGGAGCCATCACCTCGAGTTGCCCCAGTAACAAAAATTCCCTGCTCATAAGTCAAGGAAATCGATAAACCATCAATCTTCAACTCACAAATATAAGTGACATCATCCAATTCTTTACGAACACGCGCATCAAAGGCGTCGAGTTCTTCACGTGAAAAAGCATCCTGCAAACTATAAAGAGGATACTGATGACTATATTTCTCAAACCCATCAAGAATCTTTCCACCAACACGATGTGTCGGACTTTCTGGTAAAACTTGGTCAGGATGAGCTTTTTCTAACTCTACCAATTCACGATAAAGACGGTCATACTCACTATCAGATACAGATGGATTATCACTTGTATAATACTCTGTCGCATAGCGATTGAGCAGTTCAACGAGCTCTTTCATTCTTTCATTCATAGAACCATTTTACCATAAAAAGGACTCTATAAACAATACTCAAGCTCTAAAAAAGAAAATGAGAAGGATATTTCTATCGCTTCTCATTTATTTTTATTTTTTACGATTCAAAATAGCATTCAAGACGATGGCTACTGTACTTGCAATGACAATACCATTTGAGAAGAACATTTGTAATTCAGTCGGTAAAGTATTGAAGAGATTGCTTCCGTTTAATCCCACCCCAGCAGAAATAGAAACTGCTGCAATGAGGAAGTTGTGTTCATTGTGTTCGAAGTCTACACGCGCCAAGATTTGCATCCCTTGTAGAGATACAAAACCAAACATGACAAGCATGGCTCCACCAAGAACAGGGCTCGGAATAATCTGTGCCAAGGCACCAAACTTAGGCAAGAGACCGAGCAAGATAAGGAAACCAGCTGCGTAATAGATTGGCAAACGAGTACGAATACCTGAAAGTTTCACCAAGCCTACGTTTTGTGAAAATCCTGTATAAGGGAAGGTATTGAAAAGTCCACCAAGTAAGACAGCAAGACCTTCAGCACGATAACCATTGCGGAGACGAGTGCTATCGATTGGATCTTTAGTAATATCAGAAAGGGCAAGATACACACCAGTTGATTCTACCATAGATACAGTAGCAATGATACACATCATTACAATAGAAGAAATCTCAAATTGCGGAGCACCGAAGTAAAATGGAGTTGGGATATGAACGAGTGGAGCTTCTGCTACTGGTGAGAAATCAACCAAGCCCATTGTTGCAGCGATAATGGTACCTGCAATCAAACCAATCAAAATTGAAATAGATTTGATAAATCCTTTGGTAAAGATATTGACCAAAAGAATAATGAGAACAGTAATCATTGCCAAAGCTAAACTTTGCCCAGTAGGTTTTTCAACGTTATTTCCCATATTTCCGATGGCAACTGGAATCAAGGTCAATCCGATTGTTGTGATAACAGAACCAGTTACGATTGCAGGGAAAAGATTGGCAACCTTAGAAAAGATACCTGAAATCAGGATAACATAAATCCCTGAAGCAATCAAAGCTCCAAACATAGCACCACTACCATGACTCTGACCGATCATGATAAGAGGAGCAACAGACTGGAAGGCTACCCCAAGAACAATAGGCAAACCGACACCAAAATGTTTATTGAGTTGCAATTGTAAAAGAGTTGCAACCCCACACATAAAGATATCTGTTGAAATAAGGTAGGTCAACTGTTGAGCTGAATACCCTAAAGCACTTGCAATCATGATTGGTACCAGGATTGAACCTGAGTACATGGCTAGCAAGTGTTGCAAACCAAGAACGGCTGCTTGTGAGTGGTTTTCCTGTTGTTTCATTAGATATCTGCCTCCTTGAAGATAACTTTTCCATTTTCAAAACGCTCTAATCGCGCAAGTGATACTACTTGATGACCTGATTTTTCTAGCAGTTCACGACCATCTTGGAAGGATTTTTCAATCACAATTCCGATAGCTTCAACTGTAGCTCCAGCTTGCTCGATAATCTGAATCAAACCTTTAGCTGCTTGACCATTAGCCAAGAAATCATCAATAATCAATACTTTATCTTGAGGAGATAAGAACTTACCTGCAATAGATACGGTACTAGTTACTTGTTTAGTGAAAGAATAAACTTCAGCAGTCAAAATTCCTTCATTCATAGTAATATTTTTTGCCTTCTTAGCAAAAATCATGGGAACATCTAACTGTTCTGCAACATAAAGGGCTGGGGCAATTCCTGACGCTTCAATGGTCACGACTTTGGTAATACCAGCATTTTTAAAATGCTCTGCAAAGGTACGACCAACCTCACGCATCAAGGAATAATCAACTTGGTGGGTCAAGAAAGAATCCACCTTAAGAATATTCTCACCAAGAACGTTTCCGTCCTTTAAAATTCGTTCTTCTAATAATTTCACAATAACCTCCGAAATAAAAAGAGACTTACCAAGTAACCCTCTAGGAAACAAAGAAATAGATTTAACACCTATCCTTATATCTCTGCAGCTTACTCATTGTTAGGTATTTACGGTACCTTGTAGAAACGCCACGCCAATTCGTGGCATAAATAAGTAATGATATTTTTTAGTGAGCATCTCCATTCCAGATAGAGTTCTTCACAATCACATAATCCACATGTCTAAGATCAGCTACTTTACGACCTCCAGCATAAGAAATCGAACTTTGCAAATCCTGTTCCATCTCAGTCAAGGTATCTTGCAAATGTCCTTTAGCAGGAAGAAGGATTTTCTTACCTTCGACATTCTTATAAGCACCTTTTTGGTATTCTGAAGCTGAACCATAGTACTCTTTGAATTGTTTACCATCAACTTCAACTGTTTTACCAGGACTTTCGATATGCCCTGCAAACAGTGAACCAATCATGACCATGCTCGCACCGAAACGGATTGATTTGGCGATATCACCATGTGTACGGATACCACCATCAGCAATAATCGGTTTACGAGCAGCTTTCGCACACCAGCGAAGGGCTGCTAACTGCCAACCACCAGTACCAAAACCAGTTTTAACCTTAGTAATACATACTTTACCTGGACCGATTCCGACCTTAGTAGCATCTGCTCCAGCATTTTCAAGTTCACGCACAGCTTCTGGAGTTCCAACATTACCAGCGATGACAAAAGTATCAGGTAATTCTTTCTTGATGTGCTGAATCATTGAAATCACGCTGTCTGCATGACCATGAGCAATATCAATGGTGATGTACTCTGGTGCATCAGCCTTTAGTTGACTCACAAAGTCATACTCGTAGTCTTTAACACCTACTGAGATTGAAGCAATCAAGCCCTGATCGTGCATACGTTTGACAAAAGGAATACGTCCTTCTTCATCAAAACGATGCATGATGTAAAAATAGCCACCCTTGGCAAGCTGTTCAGCAACATCTTCATCCAAGATCGTCTGCATATTAGAAGGAACAACTGGCAACTTAAAGGTATGTTTCCCCAAGGTTACATGTGTATCAGCTTCTGCTCGACTTTGAAGGACACACTTATTTGGAATTAGCTGAATGTCTTCGTAGTCAAAGATTGGAAATTCGTTTAACATATTTCTCTCATTTCTCTTCTTTAGACTTTCCTAAAGTTAGGAATAGCCTCGTCTTTTCCAGACAATTACTCTAACAAGTTTACATTAATGTCCGTTTTTTGTCAATTATTATGACTGAAAACAAATAATGTTCGTGTTTATAATTATTGATTTAGACAATAAGTAGACATTGACCCTGTATTTGTCTTACCTTTCAAATCCTTACCTAGATTTTCGACAAAGACTTTTTCAAAGAACTCAATCCTCCTGACAAAATCTTGATAACTTTCGGCTTGTTCAGGTATTTGGATAGACCATTTCTTCAACAAGGCTCCATAACCTGCTAGCTTACCTATCTCATTATCAACTACCTTTTCCTTGCTGGGAAAAACAAGCCCAGCCTGTTCAGCTTCTAAAATATAAGAATAAGAAATCAGCTGGAACAAGTCTTCACGATTGATCCCTTTTTCAGTGAACTCTAGTTTTTTATATTTAGTATCTAGTACGATTTTATGGTTTTGATGATAGAAATCTGGAAATACTTTTCGTTCACGGTCAGAAAATACTGAAATACCGTCCGCCCTATTCTTATTTCGTGGATGGATGAAATCTTTTGGCAACAAGGTATAAACATACTCTTCCCAAATCCAGGCAACATCAAAAAGAATACCATGGATTTTTTGCTCTTGGTCTCCTAAACCATGCTTTTCTCTATTTAGGATCATCAGGCAAAGCTCTTGCAACTTTCTGTACTCTCGAAAATAGGCATGACGAAGAGGTTTGGTTTTATTTATTCTGATAATCTTAGCTCGATTAGCTAGTTTATAAGTGGATGTTACTCGCACGATTTCTGCCACATTCTCACGACTTGTTAATAAATTATCAAGAACTCCTCCCCCTATGCTTCTCTGATTCTTCATATATTCAATTGTATGACGGATCAGCTGCATAAGAGGATTATCGTAGGTAAACTCTCTAGCGAGAGAGAAATTACACTAAAAAGCATAAATTTCTAAAAATAAACATATATATAAATATGTCCATTTTGTCAAGAAAACGATTGCATTAGATTTTTATTTCTGATAGAATATTTTTATCCCGAGAAAGCGCATTCAAGAGATGATAAAATGAAATAATAAACTAGGAGCTTTATATGATTCAAAATAATCTTGAAAAAGGTTTTCGTTATTC carries:
- a CDS encoding DMP19 family protein — translated: MDINTITLEKFITLNEEEKLQCLKDIKHTYQFEKIKEILSELGLENLSGQVLSELAKVCNNWSQFEEAKTVLEMVSEEDRDAIWYYRNGFTHWRLSSDPNKDFETEANQALDLLENAIKNADSPTNPVIEWCIELVRVGYLKQVFENRPTAYPLLQKYYFEDVNETNQEMKIVQNKKLYKNITIEDVQKAKDSWDIIKPVYETVNIYNTYEDYLDSAKIFTLEQRYLLAIIWYFIEVNNGGHYQFFDNSTGIVWEDTLKGLELFGMKEHAANFKNLLAYFDGTISFVREERSELLAQMEEEYGDAFYEKLEQADNFVYDYDGNENELSFIKKYPEKFIFHGSADKS
- the pulA gene encoding type I pullulanase, which produces MYNYPVLIHYHRKDEAYEACSFSKKPLDSVELIKEEEYFGAKFSLTQSSEVALETMTFTVEKDGVSKEYPIRFNYYPLLTEVWILDGDDTVYYSENPAIASTHYKDQNPFAFDKAINSASFDHHWGYQGELGCQVSETETRFSLWAPTATSVQVVVYESASNDAPILKNFEMERGNSYSYSHKYNTIGVWSLTVPENLAGRAYHYQIDFPHHQSLTRDPYTIATSPDGKRSAIVSNQDRQVEGFEVKHGTEATWRLENPCQAVIYEMHIRDLTKSETSGVAPELRGTFLGAAQTGTVNQYGQSTAFDYIKELGVNYVQLQPIADRHKEYDADGNVTYNWGYDPQNYNAPETSMSTNPNDPGQAIRDLKAMVQAYHDAGIGVIMDVVYNHTFSTVDAPFQTTVPDYYYRMNHDGTYQNGTGVGNETASEHEMFRKYMIDSLLYWVKEYNIDGFRFDLMGIHDVKTMQMIRWAMDEVDPKIILYGEGWDMGTGLAPYDKAKKDNAYQLPNIGFFNDNQRDAIKGCEVYGSIKSGFVSGAGTEPILAKAILGSRELGSYLSPNQVLNYVEAHDNYNLHDLLKTLHPMESDKRIMKKVETATAMNLLMQGMAFMELGQEFGRTKLVATGENGELTHADRERAMNSYNAPDSVNQVNWDLINDRQDSIEFARQIIRLKTQTSAFSYPTYEEVYRHVFVHTAIENSGWIVYEIHGGEEHFLVVFNAKGASYYYENAGNLEMLVTNSRSNQENAIDDVSVAVLNVLA
- a CDS encoding diacylglycerol kinase family lipid kinase, whose protein sequence is MKEEKKRARLIYNPTSGQEMIKQNIAEVLEVLESIGYETSAFQTKPEHLSAQKEAERAAKSGFDLVLVAGGDGTINEVVNGIAPLEHRPKIAIIPTGTTNDYARALKIPMGDPVAAAKIIAKNETKKIDIGRAFGDKYFINIAAAGALTELTFSVPSELKTRLGYLAYVAKGIEMFPKSKARPVRIYHDWGIFTGEVSLVFVALTNSIGGFEQFAPDTKLDDGNFTLILVKTDKILDMLSLLVQAMNGGQHVSDVNVEYLKTSKLRIETLDQEEPFMLNLDGEYGGDTPVDLEVCHNHIEFFVNREALDQEIISNI
- the ligA gene encoding NAD-dependent DNA ligase LigA, with amino-acid sequence MNERMKELVELLNRYATEYYTSDNPSVSDSEYDRLYRELVELEKAHPDQVLPESPTHRVGGKILDGFEKYSHQYPLYSLQDAFSREELDAFDARVRKELDDVTYICELKIDGLSISLTYEQGIFVTGATRGDGSIGENITENLKRVKDIPLSLPEKLDITVRGECYMPRASFDQVNQSRQENGEPEFANPRNAAAGTLRQLDTAVVAKRNLATFLYQEASPSTRDSQEKVLKHLEQLGFVVNQRRLLAHSMDEVWAFIQEIGQERDQLPYDIDGVVIKVNDLAGQEQLGFTVKAPKWAVAYKFPAEEKEAKLLSVDWTVGRTGVVTPTANLTPVQLAGTTVSRATLHNVDYIAEKDIRKDDTVIVYKAGDIIPAVLRVVESKRVSEERLDIPTNCPSCDSKLLHFEDEVALRCINPRCPAQIKEGLTHFASRDAMNISGLGPSIVEKLFAANLVKDVADIYRLTVEDLLLLDGIKEKSAQKLYQAIQASKENSAEKLLFGLGIRHVGSKASQLLLQHFHSIESLAQANPEEIANIESLGSVIAQSLQTYFATEGSAILLRELKESGVNLDYKGQTVAANAALSGLTVVLTGKLERLNRSEAKNKLESLGAKVTGSVSKKTDLVVAGADAGSKLQKAQELGIEIRDEAWLESL
- a CDS encoding nucleobase:cation symporter-2 family protein gives rise to the protein MKQQENHSQAAVLGLQHLLAMYSGSILVPIMIASALGYSAQQLTYLISTDIFMCGVATLLQLQLNKHFGVGLPIVLGVAFQSVAPLIMIGQSHGSGAMFGALIASGIYVILISGIFSKVANLFPAIVTGSVITTIGLTLIPVAIGNMGNNVEKPTGQSLALAMITVLIILLVNIFTKGFIKSISILIGLIAGTIIAATMGLVDFSPVAEAPLVHIPTPFYFGAPQFEISSIVMMCIIATVSMVESTGVYLALSDITKDPIDSTRLRNGYRAEGLAVLLGGLFNTFPYTGFSQNVGLVKLSGIRTRLPIYYAAGFLILLGLLPKFGALAQIIPSPVLGGAMLVMFGFVSLQGMQILARVDFEHNEHNFLIAAVSISAGVGLNGSNLFNTLPTELQMFFSNGIVIASTVAIVLNAILNRKK
- a CDS encoding xanthine phosphoribosyltransferase — protein: MKLLEERILKDGNVLGENILKVDSFLTHQVDYSLMREVGRTFAEHFKNAGITKVVTIEASGIAPALYVAEQLDVPMIFAKKAKNITMNEGILTAEVYSFTKQVTSTVSIAGKFLSPQDKVLIIDDFLANGQAAKGLIQIIEQAGATVEAIGIVIEKSFQDGRELLEKSGHQVVSLARLERFENGKVIFKEADI
- the guaC gene encoding GMP reductase; this translates as MLNEFPIFDYEDIQLIPNKCVLQSRAEADTHVTLGKHTFKLPVVPSNMQTILDEDVAEQLAKGGYFYIMHRFDEEGRIPFVKRMHDQGLIASISVGVKDYEYDFVSQLKADAPEYITIDIAHGHADSVISMIQHIKKELPDTFVIAGNVGTPEAVRELENAGADATKVGIGPGKVCITKVKTGFGTGGWQLAALRWCAKAARKPIIADGGIRTHGDIAKSIRFGASMVMIGSLFAGHIESPGKTVEVDGKQFKEYYGSASEYQKGAYKNVEGKKILLPAKGHLQDTLTEMEQDLQSSISYAGGRKVADLRHVDYVIVKNSIWNGDAH